The following proteins come from a genomic window of Bradyrhizobium paxllaeri:
- the lon gene encoding endopeptidase La yields the protein MTTPKTRPTIVLGESHSYPVLPLRDIVVFPHMIVPLFVGREKSIRALEEVMKNDALILLATQKNASDDDPSPESIYEVGTLASVLQLLKLPDGTVKVLVEGLERARVQKYSDRTEYYEATAIALADTDANSVEAEALARSVVSDFESYVKLNKKISAEVVGVVQAITDFAKLSDQVAQHLAVKIADRQGILETLSVTQRLEKVLGLMESEISVLQVEKRIRSRVKRQMEKTQREYYLNEQMKAIQKELGDDEGRDELADLEEKIAKTKLSKEAREKAQHELKKLRQMSPMSAEATVVRNYLDWLLSIPWNKKSKVKKDLEQAQAVLDSDHYGLEKVKDRIVEYLAVQSRANKLTGPILCLVGPPGVGKTSLGKSIAKATGREFVRVSLGGVRDEAEIRGHRRTYIGSMPGKIIQSMRKAKTSNPLFLLDEIDKMGADFRGDPSSALLEVLDPEQNSTFNDHYLEVDYDLSNVMFITTANTLNIPGPLMDRMEIIRIAGYTENEKVEIARKHLIPNAISKHGLDSKEWSIDDDALLLMIRRYTREAGVRNLERELSTLARKAVKELMISKKKSVKVTEKTLEDFLGVPKYRFGEIESEPQVGIVTGLAWTDVGGELLTIEGVMMPGKGKMTVTGNLRDVMKESISAAASYVRSRAINYGVEPPLFDKRDIHVHVPEGATPKDGPSAGVAMATAIISVMTGIPVRHDVAMTGEITLRGRVLPIGGLKEKLLAAARGGIKTVLIPEDNAKDLTEISDAIKGGMDIIPVARLDEVVAKALVRTPTPIVWEEDAKVVAKPDAGEEAGGGLTAH from the coding sequence ATGACGACCCCAAAAACCCGGCCAACCATCGTTCTCGGCGAAAGCCACTCGTATCCGGTGCTGCCACTCCGCGACATCGTCGTTTTTCCGCACATGATCGTGCCGCTGTTCGTCGGCCGCGAGAAGTCGATCCGCGCCCTCGAAGAGGTCATGAAGAACGACGCGCTGATCCTGCTGGCGACGCAGAAGAACGCGTCCGACGATGATCCGAGCCCGGAATCGATCTATGAGGTCGGTACGCTTGCCAGCGTGCTGCAGCTCCTGAAACTGCCCGACGGCACCGTGAAGGTGCTGGTCGAGGGTCTCGAGCGCGCGCGCGTGCAGAAATATTCCGACCGCACTGAATATTATGAAGCGACCGCGATCGCGCTCGCCGACACCGACGCCAACTCGGTTGAAGCCGAGGCGCTGGCGCGCTCGGTCGTGTCCGACTTCGAAAGCTATGTGAAGCTGAACAAGAAGATCTCCGCCGAAGTCGTCGGCGTGGTTCAGGCGATAACCGACTTCGCCAAGCTGAGCGATCAGGTTGCGCAGCATCTTGCCGTCAAGATCGCCGATCGCCAGGGCATCCTGGAGACGTTGTCTGTCACGCAGCGCCTGGAGAAGGTGCTGGGCCTGATGGAGAGCGAAATCTCGGTGCTGCAGGTCGAGAAGCGCATCCGCTCGCGCGTCAAGCGCCAGATGGAGAAGACTCAGCGCGAGTATTACCTGAACGAGCAGATGAAGGCGATCCAGAAGGAACTCGGCGACGACGAAGGTCGCGACGAGCTTGCCGATCTGGAAGAGAAGATTGCCAAGACCAAGCTTTCCAAGGAAGCGCGGGAGAAGGCGCAGCACGAATTGAAGAAGCTGCGCCAGATGTCGCCGATGTCCGCGGAAGCGACCGTCGTGCGCAACTATCTCGACTGGCTGCTGTCGATCCCGTGGAACAAGAAGTCCAAGGTCAAGAAGGACCTCGAGCAGGCGCAGGCCGTGTTGGACTCCGATCACTACGGGCTCGAGAAGGTCAAGGACCGCATCGTCGAGTATCTCGCCGTGCAGTCGCGCGCCAACAAGCTGACCGGACCGATCCTGTGCCTGGTCGGACCTCCCGGCGTCGGCAAGACCTCGCTCGGCAAGTCGATCGCCAAGGCGACGGGCCGCGAATTCGTGCGCGTCTCGCTCGGCGGCGTGCGCGATGAAGCCGAAATCCGCGGTCACCGCCGCACCTATATCGGCTCGATGCCCGGCAAGATCATCCAGTCGATGCGCAAGGCGAAGACCTCGAATCCGCTGTTCCTGCTGGACGAGATCGACAAGATGGGCGCCGATTTCCGCGGCGATCCGTCGTCGGCGCTGCTTGAGGTTCTGGACCCCGAGCAGAATTCGACCTTCAACGACCACTACCTGGAGGTCGACTACGATCTGTCGAACGTCATGTTCATCACGACCGCGAATACGCTGAATATTCCCGGCCCGCTGATGGACCGCATGGAGATCATCCGGATCGCCGGCTACACCGAGAATGAGAAGGTCGAGATCGCGCGCAAGCACCTGATCCCGAACGCCATCTCCAAGCATGGCCTCGATTCAAAGGAATGGTCGATCGACGACGATGCCTTGCTGCTGATGATCCGCCGCTACACCCGCGAAGCGGGCGTGCGTAACCTGGAGCGTGAGCTCTCCACACTCGCCCGCAAGGCGGTGAAGGAGCTGATGATCTCCAAAAAGAAGTCGGTCAAGGTCACCGAGAAGACTCTGGAAGACTTCCTCGGCGTGCCGAAGTACCGCTTCGGCGAGATCGAGAGCGAGCCGCAGGTCGGTATCGTCACCGGACTTGCCTGGACCGATGTCGGCGGCGAACTGCTGACCATCGAAGGCGTCATGATGCCCGGCAAGGGCAAGATGACGGTCACGGGCAATCTGCGCGACGTGATGAAGGAGTCGATCTCGGCGGCGGCATCCTACGTCCGCTCGCGGGCGATCAACTACGGCGTCGAGCCGCCACTGTTCGACAAGCGCGACATCCACGTCCACGTGCCGGAGGGTGCAACCCCGAAGGACGGACCGTCGGCGGGCGTCGCGATGGCCACCGCGATCATCTCGGTCATGACCGGCATTCCGGTCCGCCACGATGTCGCGATGACCGGCGAAATCACGCTGCGCGGCCGCGTGCTGCCGATCGGTGGTCTGAAGGAGAAGCTGCTGGCGGCCGCTCGTGGCGGCATCAAGACGGTGCTGATCCCCGAGGACAACGCCAAGGATCTCACGGAGATTTCCGATGCGATCAAGGGCGGCATGGACATCATCCCGGTCGCAAGGCTGGATGAGGTGGTCGCCAAGGCGCTGGTCCGCACGCCCACGCCGATCGTGTGGGAAGAGGACGCCAAGGTGGTTGCCAAGCCCGATGCCGGCGAGGAAGCCGGCGGCGGCCTGACCGCCCACTAA